The Malus sylvestris chromosome 8, drMalSylv7.2, whole genome shotgun sequence genomic interval AAGAGATTGCTGACTACAATGATTGGTTCTCATTTTGTACAGGATGAAAAGCCACGTTCGATTTGATCTGACATATATGCTATTTTACACTTCCCAAACCTGCAGGTTTGAATAACTCTGATGATTTACAGTCCAAAATCCACCGTAGAACTTATAGCGACTGCTTTGTGGAGGCTTTGGTGATGGAGGCAGAGAAGGACAAAGATATCGTAACTGTTCATGCAGGAATGCATATGGAAACAGCATTTCAGCTATTTCGTGAAAGATTTCCTGACAAGTTTTTTGATGTGGGAATGGCAGAACAACACGCAGTTACATTTTCGGCTGGTTTGGCATGTGGAGGACTAAAGCCATTTTGCATAATCCCGTCTACATTCCTACAAAGAGCTTATGATCAGGtagtaattatattttaattagttttggaATAAATAAGTTAtgatataatataataatatgatGATAATGTCTCTGATATCTTCTCATGGCCTGTTTAGGTAGTTCATGACGTAGATCGGCAAAGAATTCCAGTGCGTTTTGTCATTACAAGTGCAGGGTTGGTAGGATCTGATGGTCCCATGCATTGTGGAGCATTCGATATAGCATTTATGTCATGCTTACCAAATATGATCGTCATGGCACCATCCGATGAAGATGAGCTTGCCAACATGGTGGCCACTGCAGCCTACATTGATGATCGTCCAGTTTGCTTCCGATATCCAAGGGGCGCCATTGTTGTGATGGACCATTCCGTATGCAGTGGGACCCCCATTGAGGTAATACCGCTTCATTGCTTAAAAACAAGTATACCGTCATTAATCATTCCCAGTAGGTATATAAACTTGGTATATTTAATACAGAGGATTACTTCTTATGTGTTTTTTAACTTCTTTGTGCCACTGCGTTTAATTTGACTTCTTTGCGCGGCTGAGCAGATTGGAAAAGGGAAAATTCTTGCGGAGGGTAAAGATGTGGCATTGCTTGGATATGGATCAATGGTTCAGAACTGCCTCAAGGCTCGGTCTCTTCTTTCAACACTGGGCATTGATGTAACAGTTGCTGATGCAAGGTTCTGCAAGCCCTTAGATGTCAAGCTTCTTAGGCAGCTTTGTCGAAACCATTCATATCTGATCACGGTTGAGGAAGGTTCTATTggaggatttggatcccatGTTGCACAGTTCTTTTCTCTCAACGGACAGCTTGATGGAAACATTAAGGtaatatttattttcacttCAATATTGATTGTCAATGGCACATTATATGTTAACACATCGTTCCTCATATTTTGTTTTCTCTGCCTGAAATCGACATTCCAGTGGCGACCAATTGTTTTACCGGACAACTACATTGAGCATGCATCCCCAAATGAGCAGCTAGCTATTGCTGGATTAACTGGACACCACATAGCAGCAACGGCGTTGACTTTGCTTGGCCGGAATCGTGAAGCCCTTCACTTGATGTGCTAGGCATCTGCTATTCTCTGCCCTTTCACCGAGACTATGTTTCTTAGCggaaaaatatgaaatacaGATCAAAGCTCAAGTAGCATTAATTCGGCCGAAATGTTCCGAAAATTTATACCGTATCAATTTGTATAGAAGTGCTTTTGTCAAAAGTAGTTAGTATGCAACCAATGAAGGTTGGTCAGAGTGGAAGGGGCTCAGGTCGCTCAAGCAAGTGGTCTCGCTCTCGAGCCCTTGTGGATGCAGAAAAGTTTCTTGGGAGAGGTCCCGCATATGCGCCCGACCGTACC includes:
- the LOC126633286 gene encoding probable 1-deoxy-D-xylulose-5-phosphate synthase, chloroplastic isoform X2, with product MQELKQLSDEIRSELTSIMLRTRKSFRASLAVVELTVAIHHVFHAPVDKIIWDVVEQTYAHKILTGRRGLVHTARRNNGFSGPSSRPESEYDPFWPGHGCSSVSAGLGMAVARDIKGKRERIVSVISNGTTMAGQVYEAMGNAGYLDSNMVVILNDSRHSLHPKTEEGPKTAISALSSTLSKLQSSKSFRRFREVAKGVTKRIGGGMHELAAKVDEYARGMVGPLGSTLFEELGLYYIGPVDGHNVEDLICVLQEVASLNSMGPVLVHVITEENREVENNPKSGVEGLNNSDDLQSKIHRRTYSDCFVEALVMEAEKDKDIVTVHAGMHMETAFQLFRERFPDKFFDVGMAEQHAVTFSAGLACGGLKPFCIIPSTFLQRAYDQVVHDVDRQRIPVRFVITSAGLVGSDGPMHCGAFDIAFMSCLPNMIVMAPSDEDELANMVATAAYIDDRPVCFRYPRGAIVVMDHSVCSGTPIEIGKGKILAEGKDVALLGYGSMVQNCLKARSLLSTLGIDVTVADARFCKPLDVKLLRQLCRNHSYLITVEEGSIGGFGSHVAQFFSLNGQLDGNIKWRPIVLPDNYIEHASPNEQLAIAGLTGHHIAATALTLLGRNREALHLMC